From the genome of Streptomyces sp. NBC_01260, one region includes:
- a CDS encoding PfkB family carbohydrate kinase codes for MTGGPDAVLVMGEALIDLVPRADDPRTHRAQPGGAPANVAAGLARLGTPSWFAGALGGDGFARLIEERLVSAGTELGLCARSDLPTALAVADPGPDGTGYHFHLQDTATFRLPERTADVGRFGAVYAGGLAAVVPPAAEAVAATARAGAEHSVLVVDPNVREDRTLDNGSAVRRLRELCELARVLKVSDEDVAALWPGAAPEETCAHLAAGNRLVVLTRGPAGSTAFTRDLGRVSVPAVRVDVVNTIGAGDAFMAAVLSCLAVAGAFRDGGAARLSRGRAAEMLTFASQVAASVVAQSGTEPSRPQYDGTPVQAGGGGGRPV; via the coding sequence GTGACCGGTGGCCCCGACGCCGTCCTGGTGATGGGCGAGGCGCTCATCGACCTGGTGCCCCGCGCGGACGATCCGCGCACGCACCGGGCCCAGCCGGGCGGAGCCCCCGCCAACGTCGCCGCCGGACTCGCCCGACTGGGCACGCCCAGCTGGTTCGCGGGAGCGCTCGGCGGCGACGGATTCGCCCGGCTGATCGAGGAGCGGCTGGTCTCGGCGGGTACGGAACTGGGCCTGTGCGCACGCTCGGACCTGCCCACCGCACTCGCGGTGGCCGACCCGGGCCCCGATGGCACCGGCTACCACTTCCATCTGCAGGACACAGCCACCTTCCGGCTGCCGGAGCGTACGGCCGACGTGGGCCGCTTCGGCGCCGTGTACGCGGGCGGGCTCGCCGCGGTCGTCCCGCCCGCCGCCGAGGCGGTGGCCGCGACCGCGCGCGCCGGGGCCGAGCACTCCGTGCTGGTGGTCGACCCCAACGTGCGCGAGGACCGCACGCTCGACAACGGCTCCGCCGTGCGCCGGCTGCGGGAGCTGTGCGAACTGGCCCGGGTCCTCAAGGTCAGCGACGAGGACGTGGCCGCGCTCTGGCCGGGCGCGGCCCCCGAGGAGACCTGCGCACACCTGGCCGCGGGGAACCGTTTGGTGGTGCTCACCCGTGGCCCCGCGGGCAGCACGGCATTCACCCGGGACCTGGGGCGGGTGTCCGTACCCGCGGTGCGGGTCGACGTGGTCAACACGATCGGCGCGGGCGACGCGTTCATGGCGGCGGTGCTCAGCTGCCTGGCCGTTGCCGGAGCATTCCGCGACGGCGGCGCCGCCCGGCTGTCGCGCGGCCGGGCAGCCGAGATGCTTACCTTCGCCTCGCAGGTGGCGGCCTCCGTGGTCGCGCAGTCGGGGACCGAGCCGTCGCGGCCGCAGTACGACGGCACACCGGTGCAGGCCGGCGGGGGCGGCGGCCGGCCGGTCTGA
- a CDS encoding COG1470 family protein gives MTPSAASSGPSAPGLDIPAVTVAPGSTATTSLTVRNDSDIVEAYSLEVVGDCAPWATVEPPRVSLYPGTSETVTIRLDPPRSPETRPGEIPLGVRVLPTEHPESVRVPETTVYVEEFHELHAELAPRRRRGWLRGRYRLAVRNLGNSPAQVGFTPGQAGEELRFAFSPAKPKLEPGESAEVRLRVRTGKPVWFGSPVVWPFTVDTAESGDQEEDRRDETAVRPPLNAEFVQIPVFPKWLLAVLAALLALLLAWFTLVRPAVRSAAKEAATKEVQARPNPGGSQDGQTPGTGSGDGKGGGDKGAQPGASPGASPGTGGDGTSSGGGQQSSATIDLKTSGGATKTGTYTVPENQTFGITDIVVANFQGDEGVLTITFGDRKITTIALETFRNQDYHWVTPIKITENDTVTINVTCAKPGTPATGRRARVCHEVLNVSGVLSPTKQ, from the coding sequence GTGACGCCTTCTGCAGCCTCTTCCGGCCCCAGCGCGCCCGGCCTCGACATCCCGGCGGTGACGGTGGCGCCGGGCAGCACTGCCACGACCAGCCTGACCGTCCGCAACGACAGCGACATCGTCGAGGCGTACAGCCTGGAGGTCGTCGGGGACTGCGCCCCCTGGGCCACCGTGGAACCCCCGCGGGTCTCCCTCTATCCCGGCACGTCCGAGACGGTGACGATCCGTCTGGACCCACCGCGTTCGCCGGAGACCCGGCCCGGTGAGATACCCCTCGGCGTGCGGGTGCTGCCGACCGAGCACCCCGAGTCGGTGCGGGTCCCCGAAACCACTGTGTACGTCGAGGAGTTCCACGAGCTGCACGCCGAGCTGGCGCCGCGCCGTCGGCGCGGCTGGCTGCGCGGCCGCTACCGGCTGGCGGTGCGCAACCTGGGCAACTCCCCGGCGCAGGTGGGCTTCACCCCCGGACAGGCGGGTGAGGAGCTGCGGTTCGCCTTCAGCCCGGCGAAGCCGAAGCTGGAGCCCGGCGAATCGGCAGAGGTCCGGCTTCGGGTCCGCACGGGCAAGCCGGTGTGGTTCGGCTCCCCCGTGGTGTGGCCGTTCACCGTGGACACCGCCGAGTCCGGCGACCAGGAGGAGGACCGGCGGGACGAGACCGCCGTCCGGCCGCCCCTGAACGCCGAGTTCGTCCAGATTCCGGTCTTCCCGAAGTGGCTGCTCGCGGTGCTCGCGGCGCTGCTCGCCCTGCTGCTGGCCTGGTTCACCCTGGTCCGTCCGGCGGTGCGCAGCGCGGCGAAGGAAGCCGCCACCAAGGAGGTCCAGGCGCGTCCCAATCCGGGTGGGTCGCAGGACGGACAGACGCCGGGCACCGGTTCCGGCGACGGCAAGGGCGGCGGGGACAAGGGTGCGCAGCCCGGAGCGAGCCCCGGGGCCTCGCCCGGAACGGGCGGCGACGGCACCTCGTCCGGCGGAGGCCAGCAGAGTTCGGCGACCATCGACCTGAAGACCTCCGGCGGGGCGACGAAGACCGGTACGTACACGGTGCCCGAGAACCAGACCTTCGGAATCACGGACATCGTCGTCGCCAACTTCCAGGGCGACGAAGGGGTGCTGACGATTACGTTCGGCGACCGCAAGATCACCACGATCGCGCTGGAGACCTTCCGTAACCAGGACTATCACTGGGTCACCCCTATCAAGATCACCGAGAACGACACCGTGACCATCAACGTGACCTGCGCGAAGCCGGGCACACCGGCCACCGGGCGTCGGGCGCGGGTGTGCCATGAAGTCCTGAACGTGAGCGGTGTGCTCAGCCCTACCAAGCAATGA
- a CDS encoding ATP-dependent Clp protease ATP-binding subunit has product MSMAFDSPFGPSDPFSELLNRFFGMSPASSPPAVQRVPIGRLLTESSHELLNLATRRAAEDGTSDLDTEHLLWAATQVEPARKLVSQVGIDPDALAAQIAEVLPRESGEPSAEPGLTPAAKRTLATAYAHSQAAGVSYIGPEHILGALLNDADSGAARFMRADDLDVQKLRGLTEPAPRADGAPTAGNQPATALDEFGRDLTEEAKAGRLDPVVGRSEEIEQTVEILSRRTKNNPVLIGEPGVGKTAIVEGLAQRIVAGEVPDTLKDKRVVSLDLSGMVAGAQYRGQFEERLKKVIEDVQAAGGDIILFIDELHTVVGAGATGEGSMDAGNMLKPALARGELHVVGATTIDEYRKHIEKDAALERRFQPVLIPEPTVEETVQILEGLRDAYEAHHQVRFADGALAAAAELSDRYISDRFLPDKAIDLMDQAGARVRLRSAGRSTEVVSREDRLAKLRREKDQAVAGEEFERASGLKQQIDEVEGELAGIEERREGVVSVTAADIADIVARRTGIPVSQLTADEKEKLLKLEAAMHARIVGQDEAVTAVSEAVRRNRAGMGDPNRPVGSFLFLGPTGVGKTELAKTLAELLFGNEDLMIRFDMSEFQEKHTVARLVGAPPGYVGYDEAGQLTEKVRRHPYSVVLFDEVEKAHPDIFNTLLQILDDGRLTDGQGRTVDFRHCVVIMTSNIGAHRILAHTGDAAELKDELMGDLRGRFLPEFLNRIDDIIVFHSLTEDDLSEIVEHLLDRSKHRVHAQGMNLDVTEAAKKLLVAHGYQPEFGARPLRRTIQTELDNRIASLLLGGEAEPGDTIVADVKDNSLHCTLRGEAS; this is encoded by the coding sequence ATGTCGATGGCGTTCGATTCACCCTTCGGTCCGTCCGATCCGTTCAGTGAACTCTTGAACAGGTTCTTCGGCATGTCGCCCGCGTCCTCGCCACCCGCCGTGCAGCGCGTACCGATCGGGCGGCTCCTGACGGAGTCGTCGCACGAACTCCTCAATCTGGCCACGCGCCGGGCGGCCGAGGACGGGACGTCCGACCTCGATACCGAGCATCTCCTGTGGGCGGCCACTCAGGTCGAGCCCGCGCGGAAACTCGTGTCGCAGGTCGGCATCGACCCCGACGCGCTTGCCGCCCAGATCGCCGAGGTGCTTCCCCGGGAGTCCGGCGAGCCGTCCGCGGAACCCGGGCTCACCCCGGCGGCGAAACGTACCCTCGCCACCGCCTACGCCCATTCGCAGGCGGCAGGGGTGTCCTACATCGGACCCGAGCACATCCTCGGCGCGCTCCTCAACGACGCCGACTCCGGCGCCGCCCGGTTCATGCGCGCGGACGACCTGGACGTGCAGAAGCTGCGCGGCCTCACGGAACCGGCGCCGCGCGCGGACGGTGCCCCCACCGCCGGGAACCAGCCGGCCACGGCCCTGGACGAGTTCGGCAGGGACCTGACCGAGGAGGCGAAGGCGGGCAGGCTCGACCCGGTGGTCGGCCGGTCCGAGGAGATCGAGCAGACCGTCGAGATCCTCTCGCGACGCACCAAGAACAATCCTGTGCTCATCGGTGAACCCGGCGTCGGGAAGACCGCCATCGTGGAGGGGCTGGCCCAGCGCATCGTGGCGGGCGAGGTGCCCGACACGCTGAAGGACAAGCGGGTCGTCTCCCTGGACCTGTCCGGCATGGTGGCAGGAGCCCAGTACCGCGGACAGTTCGAGGAACGCCTGAAGAAGGTCATCGAGGACGTCCAGGCGGCCGGCGGCGACATCATTCTCTTCATCGACGAGCTGCACACGGTCGTCGGCGCGGGTGCGACGGGCGAGGGCTCCATGGACGCGGGCAACATGCTCAAGCCCGCACTGGCACGAGGTGAGCTCCACGTGGTGGGAGCGACGACGATCGACGAGTACCGCAAGCACATCGAGAAGGACGCGGCCCTGGAGCGTCGTTTCCAACCCGTCCTGATCCCGGAGCCGACCGTCGAGGAGACGGTGCAGATCCTGGAGGGGCTGCGGGACGCCTACGAGGCCCACCACCAGGTCCGCTTCGCCGACGGGGCCCTGGCGGCAGCGGCGGAACTGTCCGACCGCTACATCAGCGACCGGTTCCTGCCCGACAAGGCCATCGACCTGATGGACCAGGCCGGCGCCCGGGTACGGCTGCGGAGCGCCGGCCGCTCCACCGAGGTCGTCAGCCGGGAGGACCGCCTCGCGAAGCTGCGACGCGAGAAGGACCAGGCGGTGGCCGGGGAGGAGTTCGAGAGGGCCTCGGGGCTGAAGCAGCAGATCGACGAGGTGGAGGGCGAGCTGGCGGGAATCGAGGAACGCCGCGAAGGCGTCGTCTCGGTGACCGCCGCCGACATCGCGGACATCGTCGCCCGGCGGACCGGCATCCCGGTCTCCCAGCTCACCGCCGACGAGAAGGAGAAGCTCCTCAAGCTCGAAGCGGCGATGCACGCCAGGATCGTGGGCCAGGACGAGGCGGTCACCGCGGTCTCCGAGGCCGTACGCCGCAACCGCGCGGGCATGGGGGACCCGAACCGTCCCGTCGGATCGTTCCTCTTCCTCGGGCCCACGGGCGTGGGCAAGACCGAGCTGGCCAAGACGCTCGCGGAGCTGCTCTTCGGCAACGAGGACCTCATGATCCGGTTCGACATGAGCGAGTTCCAGGAGAAGCACACGGTCGCGCGGCTCGTCGGCGCACCTCCCGGCTACGTGGGCTACGACGAGGCCGGCCAGCTCACCGAGAAGGTCCGGCGTCACCCGTACAGCGTGGTGCTGTTCGACGAGGTGGAGAAGGCGCACCCCGACATCTTCAACACGCTGCTCCAGATCCTCGACGACGGCCGCCTCACGGACGGACAGGGACGCACGGTCGACTTCCGCCACTGCGTCGTCATCATGACGTCCAACATCGGCGCCCATCGCATCCTCGCCCACACGGGCGACGCGGCCGAGCTCAAGGACGAGCTGATGGGGGATCTGCGGGGACGGTTTCTGCCCGAGTTCCTCAACCGCATCGACGACATCATCGTGTTCCACAGCCTTACCGAGGACGATCTGTCGGAGATCGTCGAGCACCTCCTGGACCGCAGCAAGCACCGTGTCCATGCCCAGGGCATGAATCTGGACGTCACCGAAGCGGCTAAGAAGTTGCTGGTCGCTCATGGCTACCAGCCCGAGTTCGGCGCCCGCCCACTGCGCCGCACGATCCAGACGGAACTCGACAACCGGATCGCCTCCCTGCTCCTCGGAGGCGAGGCCGAGCCCGGAGACACGATCGTCGCCGACGTGAAGGACAACTCGCTCCACTGCACCCTCCGCGGCGAAGCCTCCTGA
- a CDS encoding helix-turn-helix transcriptional regulator has protein sequence MTCPEQYRPAMPVTPPRPSVQAAAGHRTSHSDRPDQVTVAVYAADPVLRVGVVEQLRRRPEVSLLDEAEAEQAQASLVVVDSVDDDVAALLHRLRHNTATRTGLVVGTLGAGALQRVIECGVSAVLRRTEAGQDQLLHLVLAIANGEGVLPGDLLGKLLTHVGSLQRSALDPRSLSLSTLTTREADMLRLVSEGLDTVEIARKTAYSERTVKNVLHEIITRLQLRNRAHAVGYALRNGLI, from the coding sequence ATGACCTGCCCAGAGCAGTACCGCCCGGCCATGCCCGTCACCCCACCACGTCCGTCCGTCCAGGCAGCGGCCGGACACCGGACCTCCCACTCCGATCGCCCGGACCAGGTGACCGTGGCCGTGTACGCTGCCGACCCGGTCCTGCGCGTCGGCGTCGTCGAGCAGTTACGCCGACGCCCCGAGGTCAGTCTGCTCGACGAGGCCGAAGCGGAGCAGGCCCAGGCGTCGCTGGTGGTCGTCGACAGCGTCGACGACGATGTGGCAGCCCTGCTGCACCGGCTGCGGCACAACACCGCCACCCGCACCGGCCTCGTGGTCGGCACCCTCGGCGCGGGCGCGCTGCAACGCGTCATCGAGTGCGGGGTCTCGGCGGTACTGCGGCGCACCGAGGCCGGCCAGGACCAACTCCTCCACCTCGTCCTGGCGATAGCCAACGGCGAGGGCGTGCTCCCCGGCGACCTGCTCGGCAAGCTGCTCACCCACGTGGGCAGCCTCCAGCGTTCGGCGCTCGACCCGAGGAGCCTGTCGCTGTCCACGCTGACCACGCGCGAGGCGGACATGCTGCGCCTGGTCTCCGAGGGCCTGGACACCGTGGAGATAGCCCGCAAGACCGCCTACTCCGAACGGACCGTCAAGAACGTCCTGCACGAGATCATCACGCGGCTGCAGCTGCGCAACCGGGCCCACGCGGTCGGCTACGCACTGCGCAACGGGCTGATCTGA
- a CDS encoding zinc-dependent alcohol dehydrogenase family protein — MRAAIIESIGKVSVETVPDPAPGPRDVVVAVKACGLCGTDLHILQGEFAPALPIIPGHEFAGEIVETGSEVTELAVGDNVAVDPSLHCHECHYCRSGRGNLCDNWNAIGVSKPGGAAEFAVAPVANCVKLPDHVDVRTAALIEPLSCAVRGYDVLNSTLGAQVLIYGSGTMGLMMLELAKRTGAASVDVLDVNPDRLTTAVKLGVSRSAASADELETLRGWDVVVDATGNAGAIQDGLGRVAKGGTFLQFGVADYATKAVIEPYRIYNQEITITGSMAVLHSYERAAALFAGGVIDPAVFISDRLPLEQYPDALERFKAGLGRKIVVEP, encoded by the coding sequence ATGAGGGCTGCGATCATCGAGTCCATCGGCAAGGTGTCGGTCGAGACCGTCCCCGACCCCGCACCGGGGCCCCGGGACGTGGTCGTCGCCGTCAAGGCCTGCGGACTCTGCGGCACCGATCTCCACATCCTGCAGGGCGAGTTCGCCCCAGCGCTGCCGATCATCCCCGGCCACGAGTTCGCTGGCGAGATCGTGGAGACCGGCTCCGAGGTGACCGAGCTGGCCGTCGGCGACAACGTCGCTGTCGATCCGTCGCTGCATTGCCACGAATGCCACTACTGCCGCAGCGGGCGCGGGAACCTCTGCGACAACTGGAATGCGATCGGGGTCAGCAAGCCCGGCGGGGCCGCCGAGTTCGCCGTCGCCCCGGTGGCGAACTGTGTGAAGCTCCCGGACCATGTCGACGTACGTACCGCGGCGCTGATCGAACCGCTGTCCTGCGCGGTGCGCGGCTACGACGTGCTCAACTCCACGCTCGGAGCCCAGGTGCTCATCTACGGCTCCGGAACCATGGGACTGATGATGCTGGAGCTCGCCAAGCGGACCGGCGCCGCCTCCGTGGATGTGCTGGACGTCAACCCCGACCGGCTGACCACAGCGGTCAAGCTCGGCGTCTCGCGCTCCGCCGCCTCGGCCGACGAGCTGGAGACGCTGCGGGGCTGGGACGTCGTCGTCGACGCCACCGGCAACGCGGGCGCCATCCAGGACGGGCTCGGCAGGGTCGCCAAGGGCGGCACGTTCCTTCAGTTCGGGGTCGCCGACTACGCGACGAAAGCCGTCATCGAGCCATACCGGATCTACAACCAGGAGATCACGATCACCGGCTCGATGGCCGTGCTGCACAGCTACGAGCGCGCCGCCGCCCTGTTCGCCGGGGGAGTGATCGACCCCGCGGTCTTCATCAGCGACCGGCTGCCGCTGGAGCAGTACCCCGACGCACTGGAGCGGTTCAAGGCGGGGCTGGGCCGCAAGATCGTGGTCGAGCCGTGA